The genomic segment GGCCTCCTCGGTCTCGGGCTGCACGGCGATCTCCTCGCCGGCGGCCTTCTTCTCGATCATGTCCAGGACGGCCTGGCGGTAGGTGTCGGAGTACTTCTCGGGCTCGAAGTCGCCGGCCAGGGAGTCGACGAGCTGCTTGGCGATGTCGATCTCGCGCTCGGACATCTCGACGTCGTCGGCGTCGGGGACGCCGTCGATCGTCCCCGGGTCGACGACCTCGTCGGCGAAGAGCATCGTCGCCATGCCGAGCACGTCGCCCATCGGCCGCACGGCGACCAGGCTCTCCTTGGAGCGGATGACGACCTTGGCGATCGCGACCTTGTTGGTCTCGCGCATCGCCTCCAGCAGCAGCCGATAGGGCTTGGCGCCCCCGGGCCCGGGCGCCAGGTAGTACGGGTGGTCGTAGAAGATCGGGTCGATGTCGTCGAGGTCGACGAAGTCCTCGATGTCGATGGTCTTGGTCTTCTTGGGCTCGACGGACTCGAGCTCGGCCGGGTCGATGACGACGTAGCGGTCCGGGCTGAGCTCGAAGCCCTTGACGAGGTCCTCGTAGGCGACCTCGTCGCCGGTGGACGCGTCGACGCGTCGTTGCTGGATCCGCGAGCCCGTCTTCTGGTTGAGCTGGTGGAAGCGGACGGTCTTGCGGTTGACGGCGCTGTAGAGCTTGACGGGCACGGTGACGAGCCCGAAGCTGATCGCGCCGGTCCAGATCGAACGGGGCATGGACCGCCTAGTGTGCCCGACCGGACCCCGTGCGCACACCCCACGCAGGGGTTCTTGCGTCCGGCCTCAGGTGCGCAGCGCCGCCAGCGACGCGCGCTGGCGGCCCCGGGCGTCGAAGTTGGCGGGGTCCAGCCACGCCTCCAGCGCGGCCTTCACCGCCGGCCAGTCGCCGTCGACGATCGCGAACCACGCCGTGTCGCGGTTGCGGCCCTTGACGATCATGTGCTGGCGGAACGTGCCCTCGTAGGTGAACCCCAGCCGCAGCGCGGCGGCGCGCGAACGGGCGTTGGCGGCGTCGCACTTCCACTCCAGCCGCCGGTGGCCGAGGTCGTCGAACGCGTGGCGGGCGAGCAGGGCGATGGCCTCCGTCGCCTGCGGGGTGCGCTGCAGCGCCGCGCCGAACCAGACGTTGCCGATCTCGATGCAGCCGTTGGCGCAGTCGACGCGCATGAGGCTCACGACGCCCCCGGCGCGCCCGGTCACGCGGTCGACCACGGCGTAGAAGCGCGGGTCCTCGCCGTCCTCGCGCTCCCGGGCCCACGCCGCCAGGGCCGCGGCATCGGGGAACGGCCCGTAGGCCATGTGGTCCCACAGGTGCGGGTCGGCGTCACGGCCGTGGGCGGCGGCGAACAGGTCGGCGGCGTGGCGCGCGGCCTGCAGCGGCTGCAGCTCCACGCGCCGACCCGTCAGCGCCTCGGGGCCCGGAGCGCCGGCGGCGGTCCAGGTCGCGAGGCGGTCGTCCACGCGACGATCCTAGGTCGTCGCGCGGTCCTTCTCGAACCGGGCGCCGCCGCCGCCGCGCCTCTGGCCCTCGTGGCGGCCCTCGGCGAACTCCTCGAGCATCTTGGCGTTGAACGCCTCGAGGTCGTCGGGCTTGCGGCTGGTCACGAGGCCCTGGTCGACGACGACCTCCTCGTCGACCCACGTCGCGCCCGCGTTGCGAAGGTCGGTCTGCAGCGACGGCCATGAGGTCAGCGTCCGCCCGCGCACGACGTCGGCCTCGATGAGCGTCCAGGGGGCGTGGCAGATCGCCGCGACGGGCTTGCCCGCGTCGAAGAAGCCACGGACCAACGCGACGGCGCCGGCGTCGGTGCGCAGCGCGTCGGGGTTGGCGACGCCGCCCGGCAGCATGAGCGCGTCGTAGTCGGAGGCCGAGACGTCCGATGCGGCCTTGTCGGCGGTGAACGTGTCGGCCTTGTCGAGGTGGTCGAAGGCCTGGACCTCGCCGGCCTCGGTGGAGACGAGGTGGACCGTCGCCCCGGCCTCCTCGAGGGCCCTGCGGGGCTCGACGAGCTCGACCTGCTCGATGCCCTCGGTGGCCACGAGGATCGCCACCGTCCTGCCTGCCAGCGTCTGCGCCATGATGTGCCGCCTCCTGGGTCGGGTGTCTGGTGCGTGGGGTGCTCTGGGTAGTGCTCACCACATGGCCACCACACGAAACGCGAGCCAGGGGATCCTGGCCGACGACAAGACCGCCGAGCGCGAGCGGATCGTCGACATGCTCAAGAAGGCGTACTGGATGGAGATCGAGACGGTGATGTCCTACATCGCCAACTCGGTCAACCCCGACGGTGTCCGGGCGCAGGAGATCATCGAGTCGCTCAACGCCGACATCCAGGAGGAGCTCGGCCACGCGCAGCAGTTCGCCGCCCGCATCAAGGAGCTCTATGGGGTCGTCCCGGGCTCCCTGGAGTTCTCCGCCGAGCAGGACTACCTCCAGCCGCCCGAGCAGCAGACCG from the Baekduia soli genome contains:
- a CDS encoding GNAT family N-acetyltransferase, with protein sequence MDDRLATWTAAGAPGPEALTGRRVELQPLQAARHAADLFAAAHGRDADPHLWDHMAYGPFPDAAALAAWAREREDGEDPRFYAVVDRVTGRAGGVVSLMRVDCANGCIEIGNVWFGAALQRTPQATEAIALLARHAFDDLGHRRLEWKCDAANARSRAAALRLGFTYEGTFRQHMIVKGRNRDTAWFAIVDGDWPAVKAALEAWLDPANFDARGRQRASLAALRT
- a CDS encoding type 1 glutamine amidotransferase domain-containing protein; translated protein: MAQTLAGRTVAILVATEGIEQVELVEPRRALEEAGATVHLVSTEAGEVQAFDHLDKADTFTADKAASDVSASDYDALMLPGGVANPDALRTDAGAVALVRGFFDAGKPVAAICHAPWTLIEADVVRGRTLTSWPSLQTDLRNAGATWVDEEVVVDQGLVTSRKPDDLEAFNAKMLEEFAEGRHEGQRRGGGGARFEKDRATT
- a CDS encoding ferritin-like domain-containing protein → MATTRNASQGILADDKTAERERIVDMLKKAYWMEIETVMSYIANSVNPDGVRAQEIIESLNADIQEELGHAQQFAARIKELYGVVPGSLEFSAEQDYLQPPEQQTDVVHVIKGVIEAETGAIEHYNAIIEATEGTDPVTNDMVIAILRDEEGHRRLFEGYLREYEAEGLA
- the ku gene encoding non-homologous end joining protein Ku gives rise to the protein MPRSIWTGAISFGLVTVPVKLYSAVNRKTVRFHQLNQKTGSRIQQRRVDASTGDEVAYEDLVKGFELSPDRYVVIDPAELESVEPKKTKTIDIEDFVDLDDIDPIFYDHPYYLAPGPGGAKPYRLLLEAMRETNKVAIAKVVIRSKESLVAVRPMGDVLGMATMLFADEVVDPGTIDGVPDADDVEMSEREIDIAKQLVDSLAGDFEPEKYSDTYRQAVLDMIEKKAAGEEIAVQPETEEATPVPDLMSALKASLDAVRERSGGGDAKPKPKRRRTTTGGSGSGAAPKAKAPASRAKPKAKR